The following nucleotide sequence is from Trifolium pratense cultivar HEN17-A07 linkage group LG2, ARS_RC_1.1, whole genome shotgun sequence.
TGAGAGATGGCTTAGTGTATTGGAAACATAGGTTGGTGATTCCTAAAAACAATGACTTGGTGCACAAGATATTGTCTGAATTTCACACATCACCTATTGGAGGACATGCTGGTATCACTAGAACTATGGCAAGAATCAGATCCCAATTTTACTGGCAAAATATGAAGCAAGATATCACTGATTATGTGCAGAAATGTGTGGTGTGTCAACAAGCTAAAACCACAAACACATCTCCAGCAGGGCTATTGCAACCTCTCCCAATACCTGCACAAGTTTGGGAAGACATAGCAATGGACTTTATCACAGGCCTTCCTCCTTCTTATGGAAACACCACTATCATGGTTATAGTAGATAGATTGACTAAGTATGCACACTTCATTGCTATGAAATCTGATTATTCTAGCAAATCAGTTGCAGAAGCATTTATGCATAACATTGTCAAATTGCATGGCATGCCTAAATCCATTGTATCTGACAGAGACAAGGTTTTTACTAGTAACTTCTGGCAACAACTATTCAAGCTACAGGGGACCAGCTTAGCTATGTCATCTGCTTATCATCCACAGTCAGATGGACAAACAGAGGTACTTAACAAGGTTTTGGAATTATTTCTTAGATGCTTCACATTTAACAATCCAAAGTCTTGGTTTAAAGTGATATCTTGGGCAGAATACTGGTATAACACAGCATTTCAAACCAGTATAGGCATGACTCCATTCAAAGCATTATATGGAAGAGAGCCACCATATTTGGTTAAATATGAAGCTCAGGAGAATGATTCACCAGCACTACAAGATGAATTGAGGGGAAGAGACAAAATTTTGCAACAGTTGAAGAGCAATTTGGAAAGAGCTCAACAATATATGAAGCATCAAGCTGATAAACACAGAAAAGATGTGAAATTCCAAATTGGAGAATTGGTTCTGGTTAGGCTACAACCTTACAGACAACAGTCAGTAGCATTGAGAAAGAATCAAAAATTAGGAATGAGATACTTTGGTCCATTTGAGATAATAGATTGTGTTGGTAAAGTAGCTTATAAGTTGAAATTACCAGACAATGCTAAGATCCACCCTGTTTTCCATGTGTCCCAACTCAAGCCATTTAAGGGAACTACTGATGAACAGTATCTACCTTTACCCTTAACTATGGCTGATACTGGTCCTATTATCCAGCCAGCTGCAGTTCTGCAAGCTAGAACTATTATGCAGGGATCACAAAAAGTCCATCAGATACTAGTTCAGTGGGAGCAACAATCAAAGGAAGAGGCCACTTGGGAAAATTTACATGACTTGCAGCTCAAGTTTCCTACTctcaaccttgaggacaaggttgtttTTAAAGGGGAAGGTATTGTAATGAGGCCAAATGTGACACAGCTTCTAGAAGAGAATATGTCAGCAGCACAATCACATGGGGATCCACAAAATGCGCTAGAAATGGAAACAGTTGAGGAGAATAACAAATTGATAGGACCACGTAGAGGCCAAAGGACAAGAAAATCACACAGCATGTGGGAGACGTTTGGCAAATGATTCCTTATATCTACCTACTCGTTATTCTTATCTTTTCTTATGTGTAATTTGAGATTAGTGATACTCTTCTCTCTAAGTCTCTCTCTTAAGTTGCACTGGTTCTTCTTTTCTCTGTTTTGGAGATCTGAATCTATCTTTCAATTAATGCAATCGCCTTCATTTCCTTCATTGTTCGCATAATAGAACTTTtatctatttcattttaatccAACAGAtacttatttcttttacttcttTCCTCTCAGCTAAAAGATTAATAATTAACAATAGGCATCGGCTGAGAACACACAAGAGAGAATCTAGATCCTCCATTTTCATCCTTAACTAGAGAGTTATTGAAATATAGAGATGAAATGACTTGATATAGGCCCAAGTTGCATCAGATAATTTTTAGGTTATGAGTCATATGCTTTCTAGAAGGTTCTATTTGGGTATCAGTGTTATAAATAAAGACATTGTGGAATGTAATGTGCAAGCAAAATAAATgaaagaaattaatttattagttTAGTGTAGTTTTTAATGTCTTCTAGAAATATTATCCTCCACTAATGAACACCTAAAAAAGGTGATCATTACAGGTGCTTTCATTGTGATGGACTCACCTCCAAACCTTCGTCCGAACACCATATCCATTCTCAAGTAACTTTTACAATCTCAAGAGAGGAATGTCTTCATTCCATGTCTGTTGCACAGATATGGTTTCCACCATTACTGAATCACTAGCATCTTTCAACACCCCACATCGTAACTCACATATGTTGAACGAAACTAGCTCGAAGAGTAACGATGCAACAAGTTTTTATAATGGAGGATAATTGGAAGAATATGGGTGCAATAAGTTAGAAAATTAAAGAACTTATTCGttacctaaaaaatttaaaggactCTTTTAATGCATTTACCTAATATTTAAGTATAATCCAAGTATAAGTttagatgaaaataaaaaatgcttttccaaaaaaaagataaaaattaaaaatggatacCTTGTTATAATGCAAAGTTTCGACTGTAACTAATTTTGGAAGAATTGCTATATTTTAGAACAAACTTTGTAGTGctctaaaaaattattctctAGCTAACATAATATCAAACCTAATTCTCTCTTCTGCTGCCACCattcttttcttcttgtttCCTTCTTTATGGTTTATCAATCAAAGAGGGGTGATCTAGGATCAAATTTGATACGAAATCACTCCTTGaacgttttttttatttcttttaaataagtgatatccACATATTTTTAGATTTCATTCAAGTTTTTTTCTTCGTAAtttcccgtcttagtgcggtgTTTTTGTCCCGtatatttgttttgatttccggttaaagtgtttgttttgttcagatttgcagatttgctCTGATCCAAATCCAGTGACTTTAGCGTAATCAACGTTGCATATCTAAATGCATGGACATTCAAATTTTGTCATATCAATTTTGTTGATTCATACTCTTTgtgaatttattaatttaaatgaatgaatattgtgtttttttgtaaaaaaaaaatggtataaGCATTGATGGATTTATTTATTCCAAGATATCTAAAAAGGGATAGGGAGAATGATGGAATACAAGAGAGAGATTTCACTTACAAAATACAAACTTCTTAAGACTAATCGTATTAACTTGCAAGTATATATATGATCAACTATGATCGAACATTattacataaaataataatgagtcAGGAACTCGATCATTACTTACGTTTTCCTtggtcttatttatttattcactaTATGTtatatagtttatatatatatagctaaaTTGAAACAAGtatattatgaaatatgaaTCATGCACTTAGTATGGGCTTTGGCCAATATAGTTGCCAGGGGGATCATAATTGCATGTAATGAATGTTCCTCCATTGTTACATCTCACTTTAGCACATCCAAGCCGTTTGGAATTTTTCCAAACCACTTGAGTATAATGGAGGCATTCACCACCAACACATGAATTACTACCATGATTGTAGTTTCTTTTCTCATCCACCCACAATTTCACCGCATTCGTGCCACTCAAGTCACCGGAGCTTCCCGCGAGATTCTCCCCGTAACGGCCACCACCACCCGAGTGGATCAATTGACAATCCTTACGTTTATTAGCATAGTTTTGCGCAAACTCAGCTACGGTGTTGTCCCAAACAATAT
It contains:
- the LOC123908579 gene encoding basic form of pathogenesis-related protein 1-like; amino-acid sequence: MSSFSLLYVLGLSLIMVHVAQAQNSPSDYVNAHNAARSQVGVPNIVWDNTVAEFAQNYANKRKDCQLIHSGGGGRYGENLAGSSGDLSGTNAVKLWVDEKRNYNHGSNSCVGGECLHYTQVVWKNSKRLGCAKVRCNNGGTFITCNYDPPGNYIGQSPY